A section of the Agarivorans litoreus genome encodes:
- a CDS encoding efflux RND transporter permease subunit — MQHAWVKFGWLLLLIVALMGLPKLSLQPSIHAYFSKNDPELIALSKFEQQFGAVANLQVLLFGSQSWTSPNQLALLQSISQQLLLLKGVEAVSPTTELALQSALPPTLAKQLVSEDGLSVLLSLNVAPNIAEQAKLVPEFFSLLDNVLQEFAAEGVSYQYAGELALSQQYLKVLKHDLSWFAPALIISFALLFTLVIRNLRWLAAMASCALFSLLLTLGLSGWLGLKLAAISAFIPLVIISLIMAYCSHLYFAWREQLVEGNDSYQAILGALEHKFSPLLWGALTTAAGFLLLNLSPSPPIADFGLMVAFSVLINGLACCSLLPWWLKGITYSKNINTKQPAKLINFSLLLKYRRVILLAALVVSLVAGWAVSQLRFDDDPLNYFKADNAFSLSRDKLQQQFLGLHSVRYQLSEESDDPLVRSEPLSRLLSYLNQQAEVRQVNSKHDWLDWFAQDPTAIMSMSTVQQSELDLAKQAELLTVWLQPLSNRQLIEFEQGVAQWAAAEQIQLSPAYSSNLIFAKFNQANGQAMLLSFSLAFLLVALVVLVLKRSGYLMVLALLANAIPLVWVFALWQLFGQHLSLGSAVVMGMMLGIIVDDSLHILLKVDPVRGGAKLQQGMASITPALLLTSGALTVGFALAYLSDFLPIQQMGLLSALTLLLALLVDLFILPLCLPLAKSRLSAELGGQP; from the coding sequence CAAGAATGATCCAGAGCTTATTGCTTTAAGTAAATTTGAACAGCAGTTTGGTGCTGTTGCTAATCTTCAGGTTTTGCTCTTCGGCTCTCAAAGCTGGACCAGCCCAAATCAACTCGCTTTACTTCAGAGTATTAGTCAGCAGTTACTGCTACTTAAGGGAGTTGAAGCTGTTAGTCCAACAACCGAACTAGCCTTGCAATCGGCCTTACCTCCCACACTAGCAAAACAGCTAGTTAGCGAAGATGGTTTAAGTGTATTGCTTAGCCTAAATGTAGCGCCAAATATTGCGGAACAGGCGAAGCTTGTGCCAGAGTTTTTCTCGCTGCTTGATAATGTGCTGCAAGAGTTTGCAGCTGAAGGAGTCTCTTATCAATACGCAGGAGAGCTAGCGCTAAGTCAGCAATATCTTAAGGTGTTAAAACATGATTTGAGCTGGTTTGCCCCTGCGCTGATCATCAGCTTTGCCTTGTTATTTACTTTGGTTATTCGCAATCTGCGGTGGTTAGCTGCCATGGCCAGCTGCGCCTTATTTAGCTTGCTGCTTACGTTGGGGCTAAGTGGTTGGTTGGGTTTAAAATTGGCGGCGATTAGTGCTTTTATTCCCTTGGTGATAATTAGTCTCATCATGGCCTATTGCAGCCATTTATATTTTGCATGGCGAGAACAGTTAGTAGAGGGCAACGATAGCTATCAGGCTATATTGGGCGCTTTGGAGCACAAGTTCTCACCTTTGCTTTGGGGAGCATTAACCACTGCAGCAGGTTTCTTATTATTGAATCTAAGCCCTTCCCCCCCGATTGCTGACTTTGGCTTAATGGTGGCATTTTCAGTGCTCATTAACGGCTTGGCCTGTTGCTCCCTGCTGCCTTGGTGGCTAAAAGGCATTACATATTCAAAAAATATAAACACAAAACAACCCGCTAAATTAATTAACTTTTCTCTTTTGCTTAAGTATCGACGCGTTATTTTGCTGGCCGCACTTGTTGTGAGCTTAGTGGCGGGGTGGGCGGTAAGTCAGCTGCGCTTTGACGATGATCCTTTAAACTACTTTAAAGCCGATAATGCTTTCTCTTTGAGCAGAGATAAGCTGCAGCAACAGTTTTTAGGTTTACATAGTGTGCGCTATCAGCTCAGCGAAGAGAGCGATGATCCTTTGGTTCGCTCAGAGCCATTAAGCCGATTGTTAAGCTACCTAAATCAGCAAGCTGAAGTTCGCCAAGTAAACAGCAAACACGATTGGTTAGATTGGTTTGCGCAAGACCCAACAGCAATTATGAGTATGTCTACGGTGCAGCAAAGTGAGCTTGATCTAGCTAAACAGGCAGAGTTGCTCACGGTATGGTTACAGCCTTTAAGCAATCGCCAGCTTATTGAATTTGAGCAAGGTGTTGCACAGTGGGCGGCGGCTGAGCAAATCCAATTATCACCGGCTTATAGCAGCAACCTCATTTTTGCTAAGTTTAATCAAGCTAATGGCCAAGCGATGTTGCTGTCTTTTAGCTTGGCGTTTTTGTTAGTGGCCTTGGTGGTGCTAGTGTTAAAACGCAGTGGGTACCTAATGGTGCTAGCACTGCTGGCTAACGCCATTCCGTTAGTATGGGTATTTGCTCTATGGCAACTATTTGGTCAACACTTAAGCTTAGGCAGCGCGGTGGTGATGGGCATGATGCTCGGCATTATTGTTGATGATAGTTTGCACATATTGCTTAAGGTTGATCCGGTGCGTGGTGGTGCCAAGCTGCAGCAAGGTATGGCTAGCATTACTCCCGCTTTGTTGCTCACTTCTGGAGCGCTAACGGTTGGTTTCGCCCTAGCTTATCTATCTGATTTTTTGCCTATTCAGCAAATGGGCTTGCTCTCAGCGCTTACCCTGTTATTAGCCTTGTTGGTGGACTTATTTATACTGCCTTTGTGTTTACCTCTTGCTAAAAGCCGCTTGTCAGCAGAGTTAGGGGGGCAGCCATGA
- a CDS encoding 3-oxoacyl-ACP synthase III family protein, which yields MAVKFASHSLNLLAANWFVPHQPVANEQLLGYMAEQCGWRMARKAQIIAKRLGVERRFLSRSFAQPRSQASPTGVDMAKQVLQQCLLQSDLQVEQLGYLLSHTCTPHTQVPPNAAWLADELAYHGAYAELRQACTGFANGLQLASALCAADQAPVAIVGSETGSVYFDLDKQFVDQQQLVNFVQMGDGCGGVIVGPASQQERLIKDIYLGQIGHNKAPGFYLDAGADSVGEGNMARFHHNITQVKETGSQLFELGLEAVLSRGYQLSDFRYILPHQANGHIDKLLSKALNYPKEQIINDAKSFGNLGSAAIWLSFARLLENCPLEPGDQVLVLGAEATKYLYGGFVYQH from the coding sequence ATGGCAGTAAAATTTGCAAGCCATTCATTAAACCTATTGGCGGCTAATTGGTTTGTGCCACATCAGCCGGTTGCTAATGAACAGTTGTTAGGCTACATGGCGGAGCAATGTGGTTGGCGCATGGCACGTAAAGCCCAAATTATTGCCAAACGTTTAGGGGTGGAGCGGCGCTTTTTAAGCCGCAGTTTTGCCCAGCCACGCAGTCAAGCTTCACCAACTGGCGTGGATATGGCAAAGCAGGTGTTACAGCAGTGCTTGCTGCAGTCGGATTTGCAGGTTGAGCAACTAGGGTATTTGTTAAGCCATACCTGTACGCCGCACACCCAAGTTCCGCCCAATGCAGCATGGTTGGCCGATGAGTTGGCGTATCACGGCGCTTATGCAGAGCTTCGCCAAGCCTGTACCGGTTTTGCCAATGGCTTGCAGCTAGCCAGCGCGTTATGTGCCGCAGACCAAGCGCCAGTGGCTATTGTGGGCAGTGAAACGGGCTCGGTGTATTTCGATTTAGATAAGCAATTTGTCGATCAGCAACAGTTAGTGAATTTTGTGCAAATGGGGGACGGTTGTGGTGGGGTTATTGTTGGCCCGGCTAGCCAGCAGGAGCGACTAATCAAAGACATTTATTTAGGGCAGATTGGTCATAACAAAGCTCCTGGCTTTTACTTAGATGCTGGCGCCGATAGCGTGGGTGAGGGCAATATGGCGCGCTTTCATCATAATATTACTCAGGTGAAGGAAACTGGCTCACAGTTGTTCGAATTAGGCTTAGAAGCAGTGCTGTCGCGGGGTTATCAACTCAGTGACTTTAGGTACATTTTGCCGCATCAAGCCAATGGCCATATCGATAAACTACTGAGCAAAGCGCTTAACTATCCAAAAGAACAAATCATTAATGATGCAAAATCATTCGGTAATCTTGGTTCGGCGGCTATTTGGTTAAGCTTTGCTCGCTTACTTGAGAATTGCCCCTTAGAGCCCGGAGACCAAGTATTGGTGTTAGGCGCAGAAGCGACAAAATACCTTTATGGTGGTTTTGTTTATCAGCATTAG
- a CDS encoding SDR family NAD(P)-dependent oxidoreductase gives MQVAGKWALVTGASRGVGLRIAKALAAKGAKVIVHSRSLSASQKVVDEITRLQGFAVAVEAELSDNQALANLVTQVNQLTHQSLTVLYNNAAIMTPWRDDAVVPASDYALSFQVNCIAPARLCDAFLPQMKQQGEGRIVNVTSGIADQPQLMAYSCSKAALDRYVRDMLPSLAGSGVLMNLMDPGWLQTDLGGEQAPNHPDSVLPGALVPVLLDDEAGSGQLYCAQDYR, from the coding sequence ATGCAAGTAGCAGGTAAATGGGCCTTAGTGACTGGGGCAAGTCGAGGCGTGGGTTTACGCATTGCCAAAGCATTAGCCGCTAAAGGTGCCAAAGTAATTGTGCACAGTCGAAGCTTGAGCGCATCGCAAAAAGTGGTAGATGAGATTACCCGCCTGCAAGGCTTTGCGGTTGCAGTTGAGGCCGAGCTGTCTGATAACCAAGCTTTAGCCAATTTGGTGACTCAAGTTAATCAATTAACTCATCAATCTTTGACGGTGTTATATAACAATGCCGCAATTATGACCCCTTGGCGAGATGATGCCGTGGTTCCTGCCTCAGATTACGCCTTAAGCTTTCAAGTAAATTGCATTGCACCAGCACGTTTATGTGATGCCTTTTTACCGCAAATGAAGCAACAAGGTGAGGGGCGTATCGTTAATGTTACCTCTGGCATTGCCGACCAACCTCAGCTTATGGCTTATAGCTGTTCTAAAGCAGCCTTGGATCGTTATGTGCGCGACATGTTGCCTAGCTTAGCTGGCAGCGGTGTATTAATGAACTTAATGGATCCTGGCTGGTTGCAGACCGACTTAGGCGGAGAGCAAGCGCCTAATCATCCAGATTCAGTATTACCGGGCGCGTTAGTCCCGGTATTACTTGATGATGAGGCCGGTAGTGGCCAGCTCTACTGCGCTCAGGATTACCGTTAA
- a CDS encoding MFS transporter encodes MLNNSAQQPNSGILSPLLGLGLFAVASGYLMSLLPLALSELALPLSLSAWLASAYYAGLLFGALQMQRLIAVIGHRTAFISCLLLLLSTVLLMWMLPYAGAWLALRLIAGAATAGIFVVVESWLLLVNDDKQRASRLGIYMLTLYAGSAAGQLLIKPLGISGSLPFLSIAALLALAVLAPIFNRQGCPQQTEHSRVSFQDLAGLSKPAVLGCMVSGLVLGPIYGLLPSYLNSQTHWSEQVGLLMASLILGGMLVQPLSSYLSARFNKTLLQALAAATGVLAALALAMADSWLILSSSLFVLGGAAFSIYPIAISQACVNEAVDKIVAITELMLISYSVGSIAGPLVAGALQGSVLSLPLYFALVLSSTCIYMLITASKEKTGRGRLPPTLGV; translated from the coding sequence ATGTTAAACAATTCTGCGCAACAGCCAAACTCAGGGATCCTTAGCCCATTGTTAGGTTTAGGCTTATTTGCGGTTGCTTCAGGCTACTTAATGAGCCTATTGCCACTAGCCTTAAGCGAGCTAGCGCTGCCACTGTCGCTAAGTGCGTGGTTAGCTAGTGCCTATTACGCCGGCTTGTTATTTGGTGCGCTACAGATGCAACGCTTAATTGCAGTTATTGGCCATCGGACGGCCTTCATTAGCTGTTTATTGCTGCTGCTAAGCACTGTATTGTTAATGTGGATGCTCCCGTATGCCGGTGCATGGCTTGCCTTGCGCCTAATAGCTGGCGCGGCAACGGCAGGGATTTTTGTAGTAGTTGAGTCTTGGTTATTATTGGTTAACGATGACAAACAACGCGCCTCTCGCTTGGGTATTTACATGCTAACCCTATATGCTGGCAGTGCTGCAGGCCAATTATTGATTAAGCCGCTTGGCATAAGCGGTTCGTTACCATTTTTAAGTATTGCAGCCCTCTTAGCCTTAGCCGTGTTAGCACCAATATTTAATCGTCAAGGCTGTCCCCAGCAAACCGAGCATAGCCGTGTATCGTTTCAAGACCTTGCCGGATTAAGTAAACCCGCCGTACTGGGTTGTATGGTTTCAGGACTGGTGCTTGGGCCTATTTATGGACTACTACCCAGCTACTTAAATTCGCAAACCCACTGGAGTGAACAGGTAGGCCTGTTAATGGCAAGCTTGATATTAGGCGGTATGTTGGTGCAGCCATTAAGCAGCTATTTGTCGGCGCGCTTTAACAAAACCCTGTTACAAGCCTTAGCGGCCGCTACCGGAGTACTCGCGGCCCTAGCACTTGCAATGGCCGATTCTTGGTTGATTTTATCATCGAGCCTGTTTGTATTGGGTGGCGCCGCATTCTCAATATATCCAATCGCTATTTCACAGGCTTGCGTCAACGAAGCTGTCGACAAAATTGTGGCAATTACTGAGCTAATGTTGATTAGTTACAGCGTTGGTTCAATAGCAGGTCCGCTAGTAGCAGGTGCACTGCAAGGCTCTGTGTTAAGCTTACCTCTCTACTTTGCCTTGGTGCTAAGTAGTACCTGTATTTATATGCTAATAACAGCCAGCAAAGAAAAAACCGGCCGAGGCCGCCTACCACCTACACTTGGGGTTTGA
- a CDS encoding PA3496 family putative envelope integrity protein → MRFSRFDDIDEWEEEDKTAQIKHSKKAKNSSRTRRRIDEYHEQKQLASYLTDFSSFS, encoded by the coding sequence ATGAGATTTTCAAGATTTGATGATATTGATGAGTGGGAAGAAGAAGATAAAACCGCTCAGATTAAACACTCTAAAAAAGCCAAAAATAGTTCGCGTACTCGACGTAGAATAGACGAGTATCATGAGCAAAAACAGTTGGCTTCGTATTTAACGGATTTTAGTTCATTCTCTTAA
- a CDS encoding DUF2750 domain-containing protein, translating into MSTSETNLSAFSQAVIAAGELWVLSADDEFVVVDSIEFEATDVMPLFSKQANAQALCIEDWASYQPVAVKLEAFFEEWLPSLDEDKVLVAIDLDENLVGEEIEAFTLAKQLAEDDA; encoded by the coding sequence ATGTCTACTTCAGAAACAAATCTATCAGCCTTTAGCCAAGCAGTAATTGCTGCAGGAGAGCTTTGGGTGCTTAGCGCCGATGATGAATTTGTAGTGGTCGATTCCATCGAATTTGAAGCCACCGACGTAATGCCGCTATTTTCTAAGCAAGCAAATGCGCAAGCCTTATGTATTGAAGATTGGGCGAGCTATCAGCCAGTAGCCGTTAAACTTGAAGCGTTTTTTGAAGAATGGTTACCAAGTCTTGATGAAGACAAAGTATTGGTGGCCATAGACTTAGATGAGAACTTAGTAGGTGAAGAAATCGAAGCCTTTACTTTAGCCAAACAACTGGCCGAAGATGACGCATAA
- a CDS encoding DEAD/DEAH box helicase, whose protein sequence is MTFSQLPLNPKLLKNLSALGYQQASEIQQQAIPLALAGHDLMACAQTGTGKTAAFCLPILQALSQQARTHHTQALIITPTRELAQQVHQNLESYAKGCELNCALVYGGVSIEKQQLALKQACNIVVATPGRMLDHLKRGSCDLKHLQHLVLDEADRMLDLGFKDELRALFKYLPQQRQTMLFSATLDAGIYRFAKPWLNQAKQLDIAKAHSKAAKIEERVYNVDQDKKAALLCQLAKKASWQQALVFCRTKQDVDKLVKQLIQKHISAAALHGDLSQAAREQNLVKFKASEIRLLVATDVAARGIDIKNMPCVINLELPYKNEDYTHRIGRTGRAGQSGIAITLLSVDDEHLLHDLEAQLDRRLPQQWYPGFEPDLNQPTPSNKRNSRSVQKRKARQRALSNNKRHK, encoded by the coding sequence ATGACATTTAGCCAACTGCCTCTCAACCCTAAGCTACTTAAAAACCTTAGTGCTTTGGGCTACCAACAAGCTAGCGAGATTCAACAGCAAGCCATTCCTCTGGCGTTGGCTGGTCATGATTTAATGGCTTGTGCCCAAACCGGCACCGGCAAAACCGCGGCGTTTTGCTTGCCTATATTGCAAGCTCTTAGCCAGCAAGCGCGTACTCACCATACCCAAGCCTTAATCATCACGCCTACTCGTGAGCTGGCTCAGCAAGTGCACCAAAACCTAGAAAGCTACGCCAAAGGCTGCGAGCTTAATTGCGCCTTGGTGTATGGCGGCGTAAGCATTGAAAAGCAGCAATTAGCTCTTAAGCAAGCCTGCAACATAGTGGTAGCGACTCCAGGCCGAATGTTAGATCACCTAAAGCGCGGCTCCTGTGACTTAAAACACTTACAACATTTGGTATTAGACGAAGCCGATCGCATGCTCGACCTTGGCTTTAAAGATGAATTAAGAGCCCTATTCAAGTATTTACCGCAGCAGCGTCAAACCATGCTGTTCTCCGCTACGTTAGATGCGGGCATTTACCGCTTTGCTAAACCTTGGTTAAACCAAGCCAAACAACTAGATATTGCCAAAGCTCATAGCAAGGCAGCAAAAATAGAAGAACGCGTTTACAACGTCGACCAAGATAAAAAAGCCGCATTGCTTTGTCAGCTAGCTAAAAAAGCCAGTTGGCAACAAGCCTTGGTATTTTGCCGCACCAAACAAGACGTGGATAAACTGGTAAAACAGCTGATTCAAAAACATATAAGCGCTGCAGCATTACATGGAGACTTAAGCCAAGCCGCCCGCGAACAAAATTTAGTTAAATTTAAGGCTTCCGAAATACGCCTCTTAGTCGCAACTGATGTAGCGGCTCGGGGGATAGATATTAAAAATATGCCCTGTGTTATCAACCTAGAGCTACCTTACAAAAACGAAGACTATACCCACCGCATTGGCCGTACTGGTCGCGCAGGGCAAAGCGGCATTGCCATCACATTGTTGAGTGTTGACGACGAACACTTACTGCACGACTTAGAAGCCCAACTCGACCGCCGATTACCTCAGCAATGGTATCCTGGCTTTGAGCCCGATTTAAACCAGCCAACACCCTCTAACAAACGTAATTCGCGCTCGGTTCAAAAACGCAAAGCCCGACAACGCGCCTTAAGCAATAACAAGCGCCACAAATAA
- a CDS encoding carbohydrate binding domain-containing protein: MLKRVLSILCGCVCSLVVSQAAVAKVLVLNPDFEQGWYGWKKSGSTAMSGQGRDDESSAKITDESGRFEQEVTVRPNTDYTLAVFLKGSGQIGVTVTTEATEEQKRINKFQEFSIQTYADDDYHGDWEVIEVDFNSGISDKVTIFGAYRKGGQGRFDRIRVKPKRD, translated from the coding sequence ATGTTAAAACGAGTACTATCGATACTCTGTGGGTGTGTATGCTCACTGGTAGTTAGCCAAGCCGCTGTGGCCAAGGTTTTGGTGCTTAATCCTGATTTTGAGCAGGGCTGGTATGGCTGGAAGAAGTCCGGTTCAACCGCGATGTCAGGCCAAGGGCGCGATGATGAATCGTCTGCCAAAATAACCGATGAAAGTGGCCGTTTTGAGCAAGAAGTAACTGTGCGACCCAATACCGATTATACCTTGGCAGTATTTTTGAAAGGCTCTGGACAAATAGGGGTGACGGTAACAACCGAAGCCACCGAAGAACAAAAGCGCATTAACAAGTTTCAAGAGTTCTCCATCCAAACCTATGCGGACGATGATTACCATGGTGATTGGGAAGTAATTGAAGTCGATTTCAACAGCGGTATTAGCGATAAGGTCACCATATTTGGTGCTTATCGAAAAGGTGGGCAAGGTCGCTTCGATCGCATTAGAGTAAAGCCTAAGCGTGATTAG
- a CDS encoding DUF3634 family protein, with translation MLKAISAQFVIKVDGIRVEVSKGQVPEYFIREIKLVQRSAQAIKGKIYGMRRGRQINLECSKDIPEHILQRLRNVWRPNPTPSNDGSLKRR, from the coding sequence ATGTTAAAAGCGATCAGTGCACAATTTGTAATTAAAGTAGATGGTATTCGAGTAGAGGTAAGCAAAGGGCAAGTACCAGAGTATTTTATTCGAGAGATTAAGCTGGTACAGCGCAGTGCCCAAGCAATTAAAGGCAAAATCTACGGGATGCGCCGAGGTCGTCAAATAAACCTAGAGTGCTCGAAAGACATTCCCGAGCACATCTTACAGCGCTTACGTAATGTTTGGCGCCCTAATCCAACACCGAGTAACGATGGCAGTTTAAAGCGCCGCTAA
- a CDS encoding DUF4399 domain-containing protein — MGDLTRGKSFVYLALLTAVLFAQLTWAQTKAPEGASVYIISPANGAMVSNPVTVSFGLKGMGVAPAGIDKANTGHHHLLIDVAELPALDMPVPADAQHIHFGGGQTETTIELAPGEHTLQLLLGDMTHIPHSPPILSEKITITVK, encoded by the coding sequence ATGGGTGATTTAACACGTGGTAAGTCATTTGTTTATTTAGCTTTACTTACAGCAGTACTGTTTGCTCAGTTGACTTGGGCGCAAACTAAAGCCCCTGAGGGCGCTAGCGTATATATCATTTCTCCTGCCAACGGCGCGATGGTGAGCAATCCAGTGACTGTGAGTTTTGGCCTAAAGGGGATGGGTGTAGCGCCAGCAGGAATTGATAAAGCTAATACCGGGCATCATCATTTACTGATTGATGTGGCTGAGCTTCCTGCGCTGGATATGCCCGTGCCAGCCGATGCTCAACATATACATTTTGGTGGCGGACAAACCGAAACCACTATTGAGTTAGCACCTGGTGAGCATACCTTACAATTGTTGTTAGGTGATATGACCCACATCCCTCATTCTCCGCCAATTCTATCTGAGAAAATAACCATTACCGTGAAATAA
- a CDS encoding endonuclease/exonuclease/phosphatase family protein, producing the protein MNLLNYLAPPYAAYEFDNILDSQQWQQKQAWLSRIIVLADADVMAFQEVFSADALAEQCKSLGYPHFLSTPSSLDESSYVYRKPGLALASKYPLRSGSLYNPNHLNTFSRAPLIAKVKLPEIGWIKAYVVHLKSKRPILDEDLVGKPSDIDEYMGRWQSDTLRAQEVSLLMQDILSCRKHKLEAVMMLGDFNDDLSQGALSHVFDLPLVQHDEIEQHWRMHDSFTLSQSDQPRSATHYWGGQGSVLDYILLSGEFSPDYQQQLAEVVAYHCFDRHLTHADYALDSQASDHAAVMVELSARD; encoded by the coding sequence TTGAATCTACTTAATTACTTAGCTCCTCCCTATGCGGCATATGAGTTCGACAATATTTTGGACTCGCAACAATGGCAGCAAAAACAAGCTTGGTTAAGTAGAATAATTGTCTTAGCTGATGCCGATGTGATGGCTTTTCAGGAAGTTTTTAGCGCAGACGCGTTGGCTGAGCAATGTAAAAGCCTTGGCTACCCGCACTTTTTATCTACACCCAGTAGCCTCGACGAGTCTAGCTATGTTTACCGCAAACCGGGTTTAGCGCTGGCTAGCAAATATCCGCTGCGTAGTGGCAGCCTTTATAATCCTAACCACTTGAACACTTTTAGTCGTGCTCCGTTAATTGCAAAAGTTAAGTTGCCAGAAATAGGCTGGATTAAAGCTTATGTGGTTCATCTCAAATCTAAGCGGCCTATCTTAGATGAAGATCTAGTGGGTAAGCCTAGTGATATTGATGAATACATGGGCCGCTGGCAGTCTGATACCTTGCGAGCCCAAGAAGTAAGTCTATTGATGCAGGATATTTTAAGTTGTCGTAAGCATAAGCTCGAGGCAGTAATGATGCTGGGAGACTTTAATGATGACCTATCTCAAGGTGCGCTTAGCCATGTATTCGACTTGCCTTTAGTGCAGCATGATGAAATAGAACAGCACTGGCGAATGCATGACAGTTTCACCTTAAGCCAAAGTGACCAGCCACGTTCCGCCACGCATTATTGGGGCGGACAAGGCAGTGTATTAGATTACATTTTGCTATCTGGAGAGTTTTCTCCTGATTATCAACAGCAGTTGGCAGAAGTAGTGGCTTATCACTGTTTTGACCGCCACCTCACTCACGCAGACTATGCCTTAGATAGCCAAGCAAGTGATCATGCAGCGGTTATGGTTGAACTGAGCGCAAGGGATTAA
- a CDS encoding ABC1 kinase family protein: MPSSRIARLGKLGSLASRVAGGMLAEGAARLAAGKRPKLNEILLTPNNVKRVADQLAKLRGAAMKVGQLMSMDAGEMLPKEVSELLARLRADADPMPIGQLSQVLLNEWGENWQQQFKQFSLQPIAAASIGQVHSAYLSEQQRVAIKIQYPGVKGSIDSDVDNVVSLLNISGILPKQFDYQQILQDAKLQLHQEADYLQEAEYLRQYQAKLAKHSEFELPELFGHLSTSNILTMSHHEGEAIDQLQHQPQALRDQVMHNLFKLLMMELFQFGLMQTDPNFANYLYSTQSNKIVLLDFGATRQIPPHISQGYRKLLSSALAQPFTLDLSALEQLGFVNSNSTERQIATLNSMLQMVIQPLKYAGDYNFANSPLAKELREAGMALSYEHDYWHTPPIDVLLIHRKIGGMYLLASRLNAKVNLQQLFEPYRLDN; encoded by the coding sequence CGCGTGTAGCAGGAGGCATGCTGGCAGAAGGCGCAGCCCGATTAGCAGCAGGCAAACGCCCAAAACTAAACGAAATACTACTTACCCCCAACAATGTAAAACGGGTGGCCGACCAGCTGGCAAAACTTCGTGGTGCAGCCATGAAGGTTGGCCAACTTATGTCGATGGATGCTGGAGAGATGCTTCCTAAAGAAGTGAGTGAGCTGTTAGCGCGTTTGCGCGCAGATGCGGACCCAATGCCAATTGGTCAGCTTAGCCAAGTGTTGCTCAATGAATGGGGAGAAAACTGGCAGCAACAATTTAAACAGTTTTCTTTGCAGCCAATAGCTGCGGCTTCTATTGGACAAGTACACAGCGCTTACTTATCCGAACAACAAAGAGTCGCGATTAAAATTCAATATCCTGGCGTTAAAGGCAGCATCGACAGTGACGTTGACAACGTTGTAAGCCTGCTCAATATCAGCGGGATTTTGCCCAAGCAGTTTGATTATCAGCAAATTCTTCAAGACGCCAAACTACAGCTTCACCAAGAAGCAGATTACCTTCAAGAAGCCGAGTATCTGCGCCAATATCAAGCTAAACTGGCTAAGCATTCGGAATTTGAATTACCTGAGCTATTTGGCCATTTAAGTACCAGTAACATTCTCACCATGAGTCATCATGAAGGAGAAGCCATCGATCAGCTGCAACATCAGCCTCAAGCATTACGTGACCAAGTCATGCATAACTTGTTCAAACTATTGATGATGGAGCTGTTTCAGTTTGGCCTAATGCAAACCGATCCCAACTTTGCCAACTACCTGTATTCAACACAATCAAATAAAATTGTTTTGTTAGATTTTGGCGCAACTCGGCAAATACCCCCACACATTAGCCAGGGTTATCGCAAGCTTTTAAGTAGCGCATTGGCGCAGCCATTTACTCTAGATTTAAGCGCCTTAGAGCAACTCGGTTTTGTTAACTCAAACAGTACCGAGCGCCAAATAGCCACCCTAAACAGCATGTTGCAAATGGTGATACAACCGCTTAAGTACGCTGGCGACTACAACTTTGCAAACTCACCACTGGCTAAAGAACTACGCGAAGCAGGCATGGCACTTAGTTATGAACATGACTACTGGCACACCCCGCCTATCGACGTGCTGTTAATCCACCGAAAAATTGGTGGCATGTATTTACTGGCAAGCCGACTAAACGCCAAAGTAAACTTACAACAGCTGTTTGAGCCTTATCGGCTGGACAATTAA